Part of the Polaribacter sp. Hel1_33_78 genome is shown below.
TGATTTTTTAATACGAGATTTTTTTTGTGCTATTTTTTGTAGCTTTACTATCAATTTAAAAACTTAAAATTGATAGATTCATTTTTAGATTACGTATTGCTAGAAAAAAAGTATTCTAAACATACTGTAACTGCTTACAAAAATGATTTAATTTCTTTTAGAGATTTTTTAGTTTCAGAATATCATCAAGAAGAATTATTAGCAGTCCATTACAACCAAGTAAGGAGTTGGATTGTTTTCTTGGTTGATGATAAAATATCAAATAGAACTATTAATAGAAAGGTAAGCTCTTTAAAATCATTTTATAGATTTCTACAGAAAACGAAACAGCTAGAAGTTAATCCGTTAGCTAAGCACAGAGCTTTAAAAGTTGCGAAAAAAGTACAAGTTCCTTTTTCTTCAAAGGAAATCAATTTAGTAATAAATGCCATTGATGAAGAACATGATTTTACAGCGGTAAGAAATAAATTAATTGTAGAGTTATTTTATTCCACAGGAATAAGAAGGGCAGAACTAATCCATATAAAAGAAAAAGATATTAACTTTTCTGACGGGGTTATTAAAGTTTTAGGAAAAAGAAACAAGGAACGTTTTGTGCCTCTTTTGCAATCCGTTATAGAAACACTAAGAAAATATTTAGAATTAAAAAAAGATATTTCTAAGGAATTAGAATTTCTTTTTATTACCGAGAAAGGAAATAAAATTTATGAAACTCTTGTCTACAGAGTTATAAATTCATACTTTAGTAAAGTGTCTTCTAAAGTAAAAAAAAGCCCTCATATTCTTAGGCACTCTTTTGCTACTCATTTATTAAACGAAGGTGCAGATTTAAATTCGGTTAAAGAATTGCTAGGGCATTCCTCTTTAGCTTCAACTCAAGTCTACACTCATAATAGTTTAGACGAAATAAAAAAAGTTTATAACCAAGCTCACCCTAGGGGCAATAAAAAAGAATGATTTATGAAAGTATTCACACAATCAGTTAACTTTAATGCAGACAGTGAATTAATTAAGTTTGTGCAAAAGAAGGTAGAATCGTTGGTAAAATTCCATGATAAGATAGTAGATGCAGAAGTTTTTTTAAAAGTTCAAAATAAAAGTGATAAAGAAAATAAGATAACAGAAGTGAAAATAAATATTCCAGGGAACGAATTAATAGTAAAAAGAGAAACAAAAACCTTTGAAGAAGGCGTCAATGCTGCTGTTGATAATTTGAAAAGACAATTAAAACGGTCTAAAGAAAAACATAGAGATTCTTTGATTTCTTAAAACAGAAAAAAAAAGAAAAAATAATTACAAAAAGTTTTAGAATATAAAAAAACTTTATACATTTGCAATCCGTTAGAAATAGCGGGTTGTTTTTTTACAACAAAAAGCCGATGTAGCTCAGCTGGCTAGAGCAGCTGATTTGTAATCAGCAGGTCGTGGGTTCGAGTCCCTCCATCGGCTCATAGTAGTAAAAATAAAGTTCATTAAAATAGTAAATTTAAAGGGGAGATACTCAAGCGGCCAACGAGGACGGACTGTAACTCCGTTGACTACGTCTTCGCAGGTTCGAATCCTGCTCTCCCCACAAATTTGCATATTGCGAAAGTAGCTCAGTTGGTAGAGCGTCAGCCTTCCAAGCTGAATGTCGCCGGTTCGAACCCGGTCTTTCGCTCTAATTAAATCCAACAAAGCCGGTGTAGCTCAGTTGGTAGAGCGCATCCTTGGTAGGGATGAGGTCATGGGTTCAAATCCCATCATTGGCTCATTTAATACGTATTATTAGGTACTAAATATAATTAAACTAAGAATTAAAATTAATAATCATGGCAAAAGCAAATTTTGACCGTTCGAAGCCACACTTAAACATTGGTACAATCGGACACGTAGATCACGGTAAGACTACATTAACTGCGGCTATCACTAAGGTATTAGCTGATGCAGGATTCTCTGAGGCTAGATCTTTTGATCAGATTGATAATGCTCCAGAAGAAAAAGAAAGAGGTATTACAATCAACACATCTCATGTAGAGTATCAAACAGCAAATCGTCACTATGCACACGTTGACTGTCCAGGTCACGCGGATTATGTGAAGAATATGGTTACTGGTGCTGCTCAAATGGACGGTGCAATATTAGTTGTTGCTGCTACAGATGGTCCAATGCCACAAACTCGTGAGCACATCTTATTAGGACGTCAGGTTGGTATTCCTCGTATGGTTGTATTCATGAATAAAGTGGATATGGTTGATGATGAAGAGTTAATCGAATTGGTAGATATGGAAGTAAGAGAATTACTTTCTTTTTACGAGTACGATGGTGACAACGGTCCTGTAATCGCTGGATCTGCATTAGGTGCATTGAATGGTGAGCAAAAATGGGTTGATTCTGTATTGGAGTTAATGGAAGCTGTTGATGCTTGGATCGAAGAGCCTTTAAGAGAAATTGATAAAGATTTCTTAATGCCGGTTGAAGATGTATTCTCTATTACTGGTCGTGGAACTGTTGCTACAGGTCGTATCGAAACTGGTATTGCGAACACAGGTGATGTTGTAGATATCATCGGTATGGGAGCTGAGAAGATGACTTCTACTATTACTGGTATTGAAATGTTCCGTCAAATCTTGGATAGAGGTGAGGCAGGAGATAATGCAGGTATTTTGTTAAGAGGTATTGCAAAAGAAGATATTAAAAGAGGTATGGTAATCTGTAAGCCAGGTTCTGTAACGCCACATGCTAAGTTTAAAGCGGAGGTTTATGTTCTTAAGAAAGAAGAAGGTGGACGTCATACTCCATTCCATAACAACTATCGTCCACAGTTCTATGTAAGAACAACCGATGTAACAGGTACTATTAATTTACCTTCAGGTGTTGAAATGGTAATGCCAGGAGATAACTTAACAATTACTGTAGATTTAATCCAAGCAATTGCATTAAATGTTGGTTTACGTTTTGCGATTCGTGAAGGTGGTAGAACAGTTGGAGCTGGTCAGGTAACTGAATTATTAGACTAATATATTTGTTAGTTTATTAATCAATAAATAATAAGGGTGTTCCGTTTTTAACGGGACGCCTTTATCAATGAATAAGAAACGGGCGTAGTTCAGCGGTAGAGCACTGGTCTCCAAAACCAGCTGTCGGGAGTTCGAATCTCTCCGCCCGTGCAATAAAACATAAAAGTAAAATGAAGTTTATACAATATATCAAAGATTCTTTTGACGAATTAAATAATCACATGACGTGGATATCTAAAGAGGATGCTCAAAAAACAACGGTAACTGTAGCTGTTTTTACAATTGTATTCGCATTAGCAGTCGCGGGTATAGATTATGTTTTTCAAACCGGATTAGATAACTTTTTTGGAATGTTTAAATCTAATTAATTATGGCAGCTGATTCAGTAATGAAATGGTATGTTGTAAGAGCCATTGGGGGACAAGAAAATAAAGTAAAAGCATACATAGAAACAGAAATATCCAGAGTCGGTTTATCAGACTATGTAAGCCAAGTAATTGTACCAACTGAAAAGGTTGTTCAGATTCGAAACGGAAAAAAAGTTAACAGAGAAAGAGTTTACTTTCCAGGTTATATTATGGTTGAAGCGAATCTTTCAGGAGAAGTTCCGCACGTAATAAAAGGTATTACTGGAGTTATTGGTTTCTTGGGAGAAACGAAAGGTGGTGAACCTGTTCCAATGAGAAAATCTGAGGTAAATAGAATGTTAGGTAAAGTTGATGAGCTTTCTGTTCAAGATGAAAATATTGCAATTCCTTTTAATATTGGAGAAACAGTAAAAGTTGTGGATGGTCCTTTTAATGGATTTGATGGAACTATAGAGAAAGTAAATGAAGAAAAGCGTAAACTTGAAGTAATGGTAAAAATCTTCGGAAGAAAAACACCGTTAGAATTAAGTTATATGCAAGTAGAAAAGATATAATTGTTACACAAGTATATATATTTATTCCGATTTGTTTTTAGCTTCCAAATTAAAGCAAATCATTAAACATTTTTAAAATGGCAAAAGAAGTTAGTAAAGTAGTTAAGTTACAAGTAAGGGGAGGCGCAGCGAATCCATCGCCGCCGGTTGGACCCGCTTTAGGAGCTGCTGGTGTTAACATAATGGAGTTTTGTAAACAGTTTAATGCAAGAACGCAAGACAAACAAGGTAAAGTATTACCTGTTGTTATTACTGTTTTCAAAGATAAATCATTTGATTTTCTTGTAAAGACTCCACCTGCAGCAGTTCAGTTACTAGAAGCGGCCAAAATTAAAAAGGGTTCAGGAGAACCAAACAGAAAGAAAGTAGCATCGGTTACTTGGGATCAAATTAGAGTAATTGCAGAAGACAAAATGGTAGATTTAAATGCCTTTGAAGCTTCTTCAGCAATGCGTATGATTGCAGGTACAGCACGTTCTATGGGATTAACAGTAAAAGGTGATGCACCAGCATAAGCTTTATAAAAAGTAGTAAAATGGCAAAATTAACAAAAAAGCAAAAAGAAGCTTACGCAAAGGTGGATAGCTCTAAATCTTATGATTTAGCAGCAGCTTCAGCGCTAGTCAAAGACATTACGAATGTAAAGTTTGATGCATCAGTAGATTTAGCGATACGATTAGGAGTAGATCCTCGTAAAGCAAATCAAATGGTTCGTGGAGTTGTAACATTACCTCATGGAACTGGTAAAGATGTAAAAGTATTAGCATTGGTAACTCCAGATAAGGAAGCAGAGGCTACAGCAGCAGGTGCAGATTATGTTGGATTAGATGAATACCTTCAAAAGATTAAAGGGGGATGGACAGATGTGGACGTTATCATTACGATGCCAAGTGTAATGGGTAAATTAGGCCCTTTAGGAAGAGTTTTAGGCCCAAGAGGTTTAATGCCAAATCCTAAGACAGGTACAGTAACGATGGATGTAGCAAAAGCTGTTCAAGATGTTAAAGCTGGTAAAATAGACTTTAAGGTTGATAAAACTGGTATTGTACATGCAGCAATTGGAAAAGTATCTTTTGATGCTAAGAAAATTGAGGAAAATGCAAACGAGTTAATACAAACAATTATTAAATTGAAACCAACAACAGCAAAAGGAACGTATGTAAAAAGCGTTTTTATGTCTAGTACTATGAGTCCTAGTATCGCGGTTGAGGTGAAAGCTGTTTAATACGTTAAAACTTATAATCATGACGAGAGAAGAGAAATCACAAGTAATACAGGATTTAACAGCAGTATTAGCAGACACAAATACGTTATATCTAGCAGATATATCGGGGTTAGATGCACAAGCAACCTCTAATTTACGTAGAGCTTGTTTTAAGGCAAATGTTCAATTATCAGTCGTTAAAAATACATTACTTGCAAAAGCAATGGAAGCTTCAGATAAGGAATTTGGGGATTTACCATCAGTATTAAAAGGTAATACATCAATGATGATTTCTGAAGCAGCAAATGCTCCAGCAAAATTAATCAAAGAATTCAGAAAGAAAACTAAAGATAGACCTATTTTAAAGGGTGCATTTGCAGAAGAATCTGTTTACATTGGTGATGATCAATTAGACGCTTTAGTAGATATTAAATCTAGAGAAGAATTAATTGGAGACATCATTGGATTATTACAATCACCAGCTAAAAATGTTATTTCAGCATTACAATCAGGTGGTCAAACACTTTCAGGTCTTATTAAAACATTATCTGAAAAATAATTACGCGCACAAATAAACTATAATAAACAAAATTTTTAAAACAATTAAAATGGCAGATTTAAAAGATTTCGCAGAGCAATTAGTTAACTTATCAGTAAAAGAGGTTAATGAATTAGCTACTATCTTAAAAGATGAGTATGGTATTGAGCCAGCAGCAGCAGCAGTAGCAGTAGCAGGCCCAGCAGCAGCAGGTGAAGAAGCAGAAGAGCAAACTGAATTTGATGTTATCTTAACAGCAGCAGGTGGTTCTAAGTTAGCAGTAGTAAAATTAGTTAAGGAATTAACTGGTTTAGGTTTGAAAGAAGCTAAAGGTATCGTAGATAGTGCTCCTGCAGCAGTAAAAGAAGGTGTAACTAAAGATGAGGCTGAAGGTCTTAAGAAATCTTTAGAAGAAGCTGGAGCTGAGGTAGAGCTTAAGTAAGCTTATACTCCCGATTTCGAGATTTTCGAAACGGGAAAACAAATTTAGGTTTAGGTACTAAAAACAATGGTTTTTAGGCCTAAACCATTTTGTGTATATATTCGTTTTTTATTTTAATTTAGATTTTAATCAAAAAAATACTCTCTTTTGGCAACGAAAAACACAACTGAAAGAATCAATTTCGCTACTTCTCAAATGATTAAAGAATATCCAGATTTCTTGGATATTCAGGTAAAATCTTTCCAAGATTTTTTCCAACTTCAAACTAAGGCAGAAGAAAGAGGTGAAGAAGGTTTGTACAAAACCTTCATGGATAACTTTCCAATTACAGATACAAGAAACCAATTTGTATTAGAATTTTTAGACTACTTTGTAGATCCACCAAGATATTCAATCCAAGAATGTATTGAAAGAGGACTTACACACAGTGTGCCTTTAAAAGCGCGTCTAAAATTGTATTGTACAGACCCGGAACATGAAGATTTCGAAACTATTGTTCAGGATGTGTACCTCGGTACAATTCCGTACATGACAAATTCTGGTACCTTTGTAATTAATGGTGCAGAGCGTGTGGTAGTTTCTCAATTACACAGGTCTCCTGGTGTATTCTTTGGGCAATCTTTCCATGCGAACGGTACAAAATTATATTCAGCAAGGGTAATACCTTTTAAAGGATCTTGGATAGAATTTGCTACCGATATCAATCAAGTAATGTATGCTTATATTGATAGAAAGAAAAAATTACCAGTAACAACATTATTCAGAGCCATAGGTTTTGAAAGAGATAAAGATATTTTAGAGATTTTTGACCTTGCAGAGGAAATCAAAGTTTCTAAAGCTGGATTAAAAAAAGTATTAGGTCGCAAATTAGCTGCTAGAGTTTTAAAAACTTGGCATGAAGATTTTGTAGATGAAGATACTGGAGAAGTTGTGTCTATCGAAAGAAATGAAATCATTTTTGATCGTGATACAATTTTAGAAAAAGAACATATTGATGAAATAATAGAAGCTGGTGCTAAAACCGTTTTACTTCATAAAGAAGACAACGATATGGCAGACTACGCTATTATTCACAATACATTACAAAAAGATCCTACAAATTCAGAAAAAGAAGCAGTAGAGCATATTTATAGACAATTACGTAACGCAGAACCGCCAGATGAGGAGACTGCAAGAGGTATTATAGATAAATTATTCTTTTCTGAACAACGATATAATTTAGGTGAAGTTGGTCGTTTTAGAATGAACACGAAACTTCAGTTAAATGAGCCAATAGATCAAAAGGTTTTAACGAAATTAGATATTATTACGATTATAAAGTATCTAATTGAATTGATCAACTCTAAAGCAGAAGTTGATGATATTGATCACTTATCTAACAGACGTGTAAGAACTGTTGGAGAGCAGTTAGCAGGTCAATTTGGAGTTGGTTTAGCTCGTATGGCTAGAACTATTCGTGAGCGTATGAACGTGCGTGATAACGAGGTGTTTACACCTATCGATTTGATTAATGCAAAAACATTATCCTCAGTAATTAACTCATTCTTTGGTACGAACCAGTTATCTCAATTTATGGACCAAACAAATCCATTGGCAGAGATTACGCACAAGCGTAGATTGTCTGCACTTGGACCTGGAGGTTTATCAAGAGAACGAGCAGGTTTTGAGGTGCGTGATGTTCATTATACACACTATGGTCGTTTATGTCCAATTGAAACTCCTGAGGGACCGAATATTGGTTTAATTTCTTCACTTGCTGTTTTTGCAAAAGTGAATAATTTAGGATTCATTGAAACTCCATATAGAAAAGTTGAGAATGGATCAGTAAAAGGAGAAGAGCCAATCTATTTAAGTGCTGAAGAAGAAGAAGGTATGAAAATTGCCCAATCAAATTTAGATTTAAAAGAAGATGGAACGATCGTTTTAGATCGAGTTATTGCTCGTGAAGAAGGAGATTTTCCGGTTGTAAATCCAGGTGATATAAATTATATGGATGTTGCTCCAAATCAGATTGCATCTATTTCTGCATCGTTAATTCCGTTCTTGGAGCATGATGATGCAAACCGTGCACTGATGGGGTCTAACATGATGCGTCAAGCAGTTCCGTTATTGCGTCCTCAAGCACCAATTGTTGGTACAGGACTAGAGCGCAGAGTTGCTAAAGATTCACGTATTTTAATTAATGCTGAAAGAGCAGGAGTTGTTGAATATGTTGATGCAAACAGAATTACGATTAAGTATGATAGAACAGATGAAGAAAGACTAGTAAGTTTTGACTCTGACGAAGTTTCTTACAACTTAATTAAATTCAGGAAAACGAATCAAGGAACTTCGATTAACCTAAAGCCTATTGTAGAAAAAGGTGATAGAGTTTCAGAAGGTGAAGTTCTTTGTGAAGGTTATGCTACACAAAAAGGGGAATTAGCTTTAGGAGTAAATATGAAAGTAGCCTTTATGCCTTGGAAAGGGTATAATTTTGAGGATGCAATTGTAATTTCTGAAAAAGTTGTTCGTGAAGATATATTTACATCTATACATATTGATGAGTATTCTTTGGATGTTAGAGATACAAAATTAGGAACTGAAGAGTTAACTAATGATATTCCTAACGTTTCTGAAGAAGCTACAAAAGATTTGGATGAAAATGGAATGATTAGAATTGGAGCAGAAGTAAATCCTGGCGATATCTTAATAGGTAAGATTACACCAAAAGGAGAATCTGATCCAACTCCAGAAGAAAAATTATTACGTGCTATTTTTGGTGATAAAGCAGGGGATGTAAAAGATGCCTCATTAAAAGCTTCACCATCATTAAGAGGTGTAGTAATTGATAAAAAATTATTTAAAAGAGCTGTAAAAGATAAAAATAAGAGATTAAGAGATAAAGAAGCTGTTGCTACTTTAGAATCTTCTTTTGTTTCTAAATTTGAAAGTTTAAAAGACGAGTTAATTGAAAAATTATTCACTTTAATTAGTGGAAAAACATCACAAGGAGTTTACAACGATTTAGGAGAAGAAGTTTTACCAAAAGGTAAAAAATACACTCTTAAAATGTTAAATTCTGTAGATGATTATCTTCATTTAACAGGCTCTTGGACAACAGATAAAGAATTAAATGCTTTAGTAGGTGAGTTAGTTCACAACTACAAAATTAAAGTAAATGATTTACAAGGTTCTTTACGTCGTCAAAAGTTTACAATCTCTGTGGGTGACGAATTGCCAGCAGGTATTTTAAAGCTTGCTAAGATTTATATCGCTAAAAAACGTAAGTTAAAAGTAGGTGATAAGATGGCAGGGCGTCATGGTAATAAGGGTATTATTGCTCGTATTGTTAGAGCAGAAGATATGCCTTTCTTAGAAGACGGAACTCCAGTAGATATCGTTTTAAATCCGTTAGGTGTGCCTTCTCGTATGAATATTGGTCAGATTTATGAAACTGTTCTTGGTTGGGCAGGTCAAAAATTAGGAACTAAATATGCAACACCAATTTTTGATGGAGCATCTTTAGATCAAATCAATGAGATTACGGATGAGGCAGATGTTCCAAGATTTGGACATACTTATTTATATGATGGAGGAACTGGAAAACGTTTCGATCAACCGGCAACAGTTGGTATCATTTATATGATTAAGTTAGGACACATGATTGAGGATAAAATGCATGCACGTTCTATTGGACCTTATTCATTAATAACTCAACAGCCATTAGGTGGTAAAGCACAATTTGGAGGTCAGCGTTTCGGAGAGATGGAAGTTTGGGCACTTGAAGCATATGGTGCATCAAGTATCTTAAGAGAAATTTTAACTGTAAAATCTGATGATGTTATGGGTAGAGCTAAAACGTATGAAGCAATCGTAAAAGGTGAAACAATGCCAGAACCAGGTTTACCTGAATCTTTCAATGTTTTAATGCATGAACTGAAAGGTTTAGGCTTAGACGTTAGATTAGAAGAATAACAAAGATTGATGTTAGAAGTAGGTTTTGAATCTGCTTCTAACAATCATTTATTTATAAGTCTCATTGAGGCCATTTTTACAATTTTAATTCGAATCCATCAACATGGCAAGAAAACAAGAGAAGTACACTGTAAAAAAGTTTAATAAAATCTCAATTGGTTTATCATCACCAGAAGCTATTTTAGAAATTTCTAAAGGTGAAGTTTTAAAACCAGAAACAATAAATTATCGTACGCATAAACCAGAAAGAGATGGTTTATTTTGCGAGCGTATTTTTGGTCCTGTAAAGGATTATGAATGTGCTTGTGGAAAGTACAAAAGAATACGTTACAAAGGTATCGTTTGTGATAGATGTGGTGTAGAAGTTACTGAAAAGAAAGTACGTAGAGATAGAGTTGGTCACATTAATTTAGTGGTACCGGTAGCTCATATTTGGTACTTTAGATCATTACCTAACAAAATGGGATACCTTTTAGGTTTGCCATCTAAAAAGTTAGATATGATTATTTACTACGAGAGATACGTAGTTATTCAGCCAGGTATTGCAAAAAATATCGAAGGAGAGCCATTACAAAAAATGGATTTCTTAACGGAAGAGGAATATTTAGATATCGCTGACGAGTTACCTCAAGAAAACCAATATTTAGACGATACCGACCCTAACAAGTTTATCGCTAAAATGGGAGCAGAGTGTTTAATTGATTTATTAGCACGTATCGATTTAGATGGGTTGTCTTTTGAGTTAAGACACAAAGCAAACACAGAAACTTCTAAACAACGTAAAACAGAAGCACTAAAACGTTTAAATGTTGTAGAAGCATTTAGAGATTCTCAAAAAAATAGAGAAAATAAGCCAGAATGGATGATTATGAAGGCTGTACCTGTAATTCCACCCGAATTACGTCCTTTAGTTCCATTAGATGGAGGTCGTTTTGCAACTTCAGATTTAAATGATTTATATAGAAGAGTTATTATTAGAAACAATCGTTTAAAAAGATTAGTTGAAATAAAAGCTCCAGAAGTTATTTTACGTAATGAAAAACGTATGTTACAAGAATCTGTGGATTCATTATTTGATAACACACGAAAATCATCAGCAGTAAAAACAGAATCTAATAGACCTTTAAAATCACTTTCAGATTCATTAAAAGGTAAACAAGGTCGTTTCCGTCAGAATCTATTAGGAAAACGTGTTGATTATTCTGCTCGTTCTGTAATTGTTGTAGGACCAGAATTAAGACTTTCTGAATGTGGTATCCCAAAAGATATGGCAGCTGAACTTTACAAGCCTTTTGTAATTAGAAAATTAATTGAAAGAGGAATTGTAAAAACAGTAAAATCTGCAAAGAAAATAATAGATAGAAAGGAACCAGTTGTTTGGGATATCTTAGAAAATGTAATTAAAGGACATCCAGTTTTATTAAATAGGGCTCCGACATTACACAGACTAGGTATACAAGCTTTTCAACCAAAATTAATCGAAGGAAAAGCTATACAGCTGCATCCGCTTGCATGTTCTGCATTTAATGCGGATTTTGATGGGGATCAAATGGCTGTTCACTTACCACTAGGACCAGAGGCTATTTTAGAGGCACAAATATTAATGTTAGCCTCTCACAATATCTTAAACCCTGCAAATGGTGCACCAGTTACTGTACCTTCTCAGGATATGGTACTTGGTTTGTATTATATGACCAAAGAAAGAATTTCTACTCCAGAAGTTAAAATTAAAGGAGAAGGTTTAACTTTCTATTCACCAGAAGAAGTTATGATTGCTTTTAACGAAGAAATGGTAGACTTAAATGCTGGTATTAAAGTAAGAACTTATGATGTTGACGAAAATGGTGAACAAGTTAGAAAAATTATAAAAACTACAGTTGGTAGAGTTTTATTTAATGAAAAAGTTCCTGCGGCAGCTGGTTATATTAATGAGGTTTTAACTAAGAAAAATTTGCGTGGTATTATTGGTGGTATTTTAAAAGCTACAGATATTCCTACCACAGGTGAGTTCTTAGATGAAATAAAGAACATGGGATATAAATTCGCTTTTCAAGGTGGTTTATCATTCTCATTAGGGGATATTATTATTCCGAAAGAAAAACAATCTATGATTGACACTGCTAATAAAGAAGTAGAGATGATTGTAGGGAATTATAATATGGGTATGCTAACGCAGAAAGAGCGTTATAATCAGGTAATTGATGTTTGGGGTTCTACCAACAATAGATTAACTGAATTATCCATGAAAAATTTACGTGAAGATCAACAAGGTTTCAACTCAGTATACATGATGCTTGATTCTGGTGCAAGGGGTTCTAAAGAACAAATTCGTCAGTTAACAGGTATGCGTGGTTTAATGGCAAAACCTAAAAAATCTACAGC
Proteins encoded:
- the rpoB gene encoding DNA-directed RNA polymerase subunit beta, encoding MATKNTTERINFATSQMIKEYPDFLDIQVKSFQDFFQLQTKAEERGEEGLYKTFMDNFPITDTRNQFVLEFLDYFVDPPRYSIQECIERGLTHSVPLKARLKLYCTDPEHEDFETIVQDVYLGTIPYMTNSGTFVINGAERVVVSQLHRSPGVFFGQSFHANGTKLYSARVIPFKGSWIEFATDINQVMYAYIDRKKKLPVTTLFRAIGFERDKDILEIFDLAEEIKVSKAGLKKVLGRKLAARVLKTWHEDFVDEDTGEVVSIERNEIIFDRDTILEKEHIDEIIEAGAKTVLLHKEDNDMADYAIIHNTLQKDPTNSEKEAVEHIYRQLRNAEPPDEETARGIIDKLFFSEQRYNLGEVGRFRMNTKLQLNEPIDQKVLTKLDIITIIKYLIELINSKAEVDDIDHLSNRRVRTVGEQLAGQFGVGLARMARTIRERMNVRDNEVFTPIDLINAKTLSSVINSFFGTNQLSQFMDQTNPLAEITHKRRLSALGPGGLSRERAGFEVRDVHYTHYGRLCPIETPEGPNIGLISSLAVFAKVNNLGFIETPYRKVENGSVKGEEPIYLSAEEEEGMKIAQSNLDLKEDGTIVLDRVIAREEGDFPVVNPGDINYMDVAPNQIASISASLIPFLEHDDANRALMGSNMMRQAVPLLRPQAPIVGTGLERRVAKDSRILINAERAGVVEYVDANRITIKYDRTDEERLVSFDSDEVSYNLIKFRKTNQGTSINLKPIVEKGDRVSEGEVLCEGYATQKGELALGVNMKVAFMPWKGYNFEDAIVISEKVVREDIFTSIHIDEYSLDVRDTKLGTEELTNDIPNVSEEATKDLDENGMIRIGAEVNPGDILIGKITPKGESDPTPEEKLLRAIFGDKAGDVKDASLKASPSLRGVVIDKKLFKRAVKDKNKRLRDKEAVATLESSFVSKFESLKDELIEKLFTLISGKTSQGVYNDLGEEVLPKGKKYTLKMLNSVDDYLHLTGSWTTDKELNALVGELVHNYKIKVNDLQGSLRRQKFTISVGDELPAGILKLAKIYIAKKRKLKVGDKMAGRHGNKGIIARIVRAEDMPFLEDGTPVDIVLNPLGVPSRMNIGQIYETVLGWAGQKLGTKYATPIFDGASLDQINEITDEADVPRFGHTYLYDGGTGKRFDQPATVGIIYMIKLGHMIEDKMHARSIGPYSLITQQPLGGKAQFGGQRFGEMEVWALEAYGASSILREILTVKSDDVMGRAKTYEAIVKGETMPEPGLPESFNVLMHELKGLGLDVRLEE
- the rpoC gene encoding DNA-directed RNA polymerase subunit beta', with the translated sequence MARKQEKYTVKKFNKISIGLSSPEAILEISKGEVLKPETINYRTHKPERDGLFCERIFGPVKDYECACGKYKRIRYKGIVCDRCGVEVTEKKVRRDRVGHINLVVPVAHIWYFRSLPNKMGYLLGLPSKKLDMIIYYERYVVIQPGIAKNIEGEPLQKMDFLTEEEYLDIADELPQENQYLDDTDPNKFIAKMGAECLIDLLARIDLDGLSFELRHKANTETSKQRKTEALKRLNVVEAFRDSQKNRENKPEWMIMKAVPVIPPELRPLVPLDGGRFATSDLNDLYRRVIIRNNRLKRLVEIKAPEVILRNEKRMLQESVDSLFDNTRKSSAVKTESNRPLKSLSDSLKGKQGRFRQNLLGKRVDYSARSVIVVGPELRLSECGIPKDMAAELYKPFVIRKLIERGIVKTVKSAKKIIDRKEPVVWDILENVIKGHPVLLNRAPTLHRLGIQAFQPKLIEGKAIQLHPLACSAFNADFDGDQMAVHLPLGPEAILEAQILMLASHNILNPANGAPVTVPSQDMVLGLYYMTKERISTPEVKIKGEGLTFYSPEEVMIAFNEEMVDLNAGIKVRTYDVDENGEQVRKIIKTTVGRVLFNEKVPAAAGYINEVLTKKNLRGIIGGILKATDIPTTGEFLDEIKNMGYKFAFQGGLSFSLGDIIIPKEKQSMIDTANKEVEMIVGNYNMGMLTQKERYNQVIDVWGSTNNRLTELSMKNLREDQQGFNSVYMMLDSGARGSKEQIRQLTGMRGLMAKPKKSTAGGGEIIENPILSNFKEGLSILEYFISTHGARKGLADTALKTADAGYLTRRLVDVSQDVIINEEDCGTLRGLEVSPLKKNDEIVESLSDRIEGRISLQDVFVPGSEELLIGAGESISIAIADKIQATGIDKVLVRSALTCESTKGICAKCYGQSLSTRNKVQIGEAVGVIAAQSIGEPGTQLTLRTFHVGGVAGNISEENKLIAKFEGKVSIDDLRTVVGKDNEGKEVDIVISRTAEIKIIDKKSGITQSTNILPYGSIIYDKDRKSIKKGDVIVQWDPFNGVIVSEFGGKVKFDNLEQGINFSVEVDEQTGFQEKVITDSKNKKIIASLIIEDEDGNALRSYSLPVGAHLMVNDGDKVESGHTLVKIPRKSGKAGDITGGLPRVTELFEARNPSNPSVVSEIDGVVSFGKIKRGNREIIVESKTGDISKYLVKLSNQILVQENDFIKAGMPLSDGATTPSDILRIKGPSAVQEYLVNEIQEVYRLQGVKINDKHFEVVVRQMMRKVKIIDSGDTLFLENQLIHKIDFIKDNDAIYGMKVVEDAGDSANLTAGQIISARQLRDENSLLRRNDHNLVSARDAKPATAEQVLQGITRASLQTKSFISAASFQETTKVLNEAAVSGKIDTLEGLKENVIVGKKIPAGTGMRAYDKVLVGPKDEIEQSF